The Mycobacterium riyadhense sequence CGCAGCAAAGTCGCGGCATGCCACAACGTCGCAACCGGATCCGACGGCCAGGGCAGCGCGAGATTGGCCGCGAACAATGGCCGGCCGTCCAGGGGTGCCCGCTGTGCCGCGCGGGCAGCCAATTGTGCTGCCGTGCATACATTTTCATCATCGTCGGTGAGCCCGTAGCGCCGCAGCGCCGCGGCCGCCGATTCTTCGCGGGCTCGCAGCGCACGCTGCGGCCCGGCGATCTCCCAGGCCGCCGGAAGGGCCTTGGCTACCCGCGCCCGTGCGAAGTTGTAGAACACGGCCGCCACGACCTCCGGCGGCACCGGGCCCAGGGGAGCCGACCGAGCGGCGAAGTAACCCATCCAGAACCCGCGGTAACCGAGGTTGTCGAGCGCCGCGCGCGCCTCCGGCGCAAAGTACGTCACCGCGTGGATCGGCTCGAAGCGATCGTAGAACTGCCGGGCCAGCTCAGGTAGTCGTTGCATGTCTGCAGAACCTAGCCCGGCGTGAACACGACCGGTATTGCGGCCGGCGATCGGAACGCCATGCCGACGATGCTCGGGGTGGCTGCGTTTGGGTCGAGCCGCAAGTCCGGCAACCGGTCGAGCAGCGCGTTGATCGCGACCGTTGTTTCCATCCGCGCCAGGTGCATGCCCAGGCACAGGTGCGGGCCGCCACCGAACGTCAGGTGCGCGACGTTTTTCCGGGTGGGATCGAAGCGGTCCGGGTCCGGGTAGCGCTTGGGGTCCCGGTTGGCCGCCGCGACACTGACGTTGACGGTTGTTCCCGACGGAATCGCGACGCCCCCGAGCTCGCAGTCGACGACGGCTCTGCGTACCACCGAGGTGATCGGCGGCTCCCAGCGCAAACCTTCCTCGATGGCACCGCGGACCATGCCGCGATTGGTTCGCACCGTGTCGAGTAGCGCCGGCTCGGACAGCAGGGCGACCAGCAGGTTGCCCGAGGACCGGTATGTCGTCTCCACCCCGGCAGGCAGGATGAGCAGCAGGAACGCGAAGATCTCGTCGTCGGTCAGCCGTACGCCGTCGATCTCGGACTCCGCCAGCGTGCTGACCAGGTCGTCTTGTGGGTTGCGTCGCCGGCTGGCAAGAACCTCCCCGAAGTACTCCTTCAACGACGCGGAGGCGGCGATCCCACGATCCCAGTCGTAAACCACATTGAGCAGCTCGATCGAAAGTCGTTGGAAGCGAAGGTAGTCCGCCCGCGGCAGTCCCATCATGCGGGCGATCACCTGCACCGGGAACGCGAAGGTGAACTCGCGAACCAGCTCGGCGCGACCGCGCGCCGTGAACCTGTCGATGAGCTCGTGCACCACGACTTCCACCAGCTCGCTGCGCCATCGCTCCAGCAGCGCGGCCCGGAACGACGGCGACACCAGGGCCCGGCTGGCCCGGTGCTCGGCCCCCTCGAGTTCGAGCAGGGTGCGGCCCATGACGGGGCCCATCACCTGGGCGTATATCGACGAGGAAAACGTGTCCGGATGCGTGAGCACCGTCTGGCATTCGTCGTATCCGAGTACCGTCACCCCCGCCACACCGAGCGTCTGTCCGGCGGTTTCTGCGAATGGGTTGCCCAGCATCACCGGGTGCCGCGCGCGTGCGTCGCGCAGCCGGTCGTGCACGTTCTCGACCTGCATGAGCAGACCGATCTCGGGGCGGGTCAAGGTGCGCCGGCCCGGATCGTCTGTGTGTCCCGTCCGGATCGAAGCACGGTGCCCGGCGTTGCCCCGGTGGCCACGCCGTCGCGGCAGACCTCGACGCCGCCGACCCACACGCAGGTGATCCCGTGGGCGTCGGCGACCAATCGTGGGGCGCCGGCGGGCAGGTCGTAGCGGGTGCGCTCGGGCCCGTGGTCGACGGTCGCCGGGTCGAACAGCACCAAGTCGGCGTGCCAGCCGGGCGCGATCCGGCCGCGGTCCGTCAGCCCGTAGAGGCGGGCCGGCACGTCGGTGATCAGCCGCACGGCCTCTTCCAGCGTCACCACTTTGTGCTTGCGGACACCGCGGCCGAGCAGCGACGTGGTGTAGATCGCGCCGCACATCATGTCGAGGTGGGCGCCGGCGTCCGAGCCGCCGATCACGGCATGCGGGTGGTGCCACACGTCGGCCCGCAGCCGCCAGTCCGCGGCTTCATCGCCGGCCAGCGGCGGGCTGAGTCCGGTCCGCAGCTCGTCGGCGATGACGATGTCGAGCAGCGTGTCGAACGGCTCACCGCCGCGCGCGGCGGCGACGTCACCGACGGTGCGGCCGGCCGCGTCGGCGTTCTCGGGGGCGAAGGTCTCGACGACGCTCAGCCGCTCCCACTGCGCCAGACCGCGCAGCATGCCCGCCTCCTTCGAGGCAGCACCCTCGGTGAGGCGTCGTCGTACCTCGGGGTCGGCCAACGCCTTGAGCCGTTCGGGCACCGGCAGGTGCATGGTGTCGCGCCAACCCGGCAGCCCGTCGAGCACGAAGCCGGACAGGAACGAGAGCCGGATCTTCATCGCGTGCGGAAGCGTGAGCGCGACGACGCGGGCGCCGCGCTGCGCGGCGACTTCCGAGGCGCGCAGCTGCCTTTGGTGGCCGGCCGGATTCGCGGCCGACACACCCAGCAGGTTCCAGTTGAGCGGCCGGTCGGCGGCCAGCGACAGGTCGGTGAGCAGCGCGACCTCGTCGTCGGTGAAACCCGCCAGACAACCGGGGATGATCGCCTCGAGCGTCGTGCCCGGATGGTCGCCGACGGCGGCCGCCAGCGCCACCAATTCCTCCCGTGACGCGCTGCGCGACGGTACCGGCTGGCCGGCGCCGTCGTTGTGAGTCGGTGACTGCGACGTCGACAGCCCCAGCGCGCCCGCGTCCAAGGCCTCGTGCAGCACCGCGAGCATCCGCTCGATCTGCTCGGGCGTGGCCTCGCCACCGACCGCGTCGCTGCCCATCGCCGCCAGCCGGACCGCCGAATGGCCCACCAGGAAGCCGGCGTTGACGGCGATGCGGCCTTCGAACCGGTTCAGCCAGTCGCCGAACGACGACCACTGCCAGTCCAGACCGGCCCGCAGCGCGTTCAGCGGCATGCCTTCGACCCGCGCCAGCATCCGGGTGAGGTAGTCCTGTTGGTCGACCGCCGGTGCCAGCGTGAACCCGCAGTTGCCGCCGAACACGGTGGTGACACCGTGCTGCAGCGACGGACTCGCGGTCGGATCCCAGAACAGCTGGGCGTCGTAGTGCGTGTGCAGGTCGACGAAGCCCGGCGCCAGCGTCAGCCCGTGTGCGTCGACCGTCTGCGTCGCCGGGTCATCGACGTGACCGACCGCGACGATCCGCCCCGCACTGACACCGACGTCGCCACGGCGGGCGGGCGCACCGGTGCCGTCGACAATGTCGGCATCACGGATGAGTAGGTCCAGCATGGCAGCCCCCTACGTCTTAGCCAGCCATCCGTTGTCCGGCAGCTGGTGACGAAACAGCTTCGCGGCGTTGCGGTGGGTAATCCGAGCCGCGTCCTCCGCCGAAAGGCCCGCGACGTTGCGCGCGACCACCTGCTGGGTGTCGGGCCAGCTGGAGTCGGCATGCGGGTAGTCGCTTTCGACGAGGATGCGCTCGGCGCCGATCGCGTCCAGCGCACCGAATGCGTGCGGGTCGTCGATCGAGCAGAACCAGAAGTTGCGTCGCAGCACCTCGCTGGGCAGCAGGTCGCCCTTCCAGGACCCACCCTCGCGGCCCGAAGCGGAGTGTGCGAGAACGTAATTGGCCCGATCGCCGAGCATCGCCGCCCAGCCGAGCCCGCCTTCGGCCAAGGTGATGTTCAGCCGGGGGAACCGCACCGGAATGCCGGACCACAGCATGTCCGCGCAGGCGACCAGGCCGTTCACCGGAAACAACGTGGTGATCGTCTCAAAGGGGGTGTCCGGGGCGGGAATTGGCGCCCACTGGGCGGAGCCGGTGTGCAGGCACACCACGGTGTCGGTCTCCTCGCAGGCCGCGAAGAACGGGTCCCACACCCCGGTGTGCAGGCTGGGCAGGCCGCATTGGGCCGGCAGCTCAGGGAAGCTCACCGCTTTGAAGCCGCGGGCTGCGTTGCGGCGCACCTCTTCGGCCGCGAGCCGCGGGTCGGCCAGCCACGGCAGCTGCAACGGAATGATCCGCTCGGGAAAACTGCCGGCCCACACCTCGAAATGCCAGTCATTCCAGGCTCGCAGCACCGCCAGCCCCAGCTCCGGGTCGTCGCTCTTCCAGAACACGGTCCCGGCGAACCCGGCAATCAGTGAGGGGAAGTTCAGCGAAGCCCAGATGCCGGCGAGATCCATGTCGGCGATCCGGGCGTTGATGTCCCAGCAGCCGCGCCTCATCTCGTCGAACCGCGCGGCCTCCATGCTCCATTCCTCGAGTGGCCGCCCGACCACGGCGTTGAGCCCAACGTTGGGGTATTCGCGGCCCTCGTAACGCCAAACCTGGCGTCCGTCATCGGTTTCCACGATCCGCGGCGCCCGTTCGGCCAATGCCGCCGGCAGCCGGCCGGTGAACATGTTGGGTGGCTCGATGACGTGGTCGTCGACCGAGATCAGGATGTGCTGTCGTTCCCGCGGCGCAGGATCAGGCAGCAATGCCATACCTGTCGACTATCGTCCGATTTCGGCGGGTGTCAATCCTTTTAGGGCTATTAATGCTATCTATGCAAAGTTGCTTTCAGGCCAGGCGCTTGCGATGGTGGGCGTCTGGTTGGAGCAGGACGCCCTCGACGTGCTGGGAACCCTGTCGACGATCCACCGACGCCTCGATGTTGCACGCTCGCGCGCGGTTCACCCATCGACCGGCCACGTTGACCGGTTGTGTCCACCATGTGCACTGGCCGAACGCTTCCCAAACGACAATCGGTACAGGGTCATCAAGGGTGACTGCAACCAGACGATCGACGGGGTGCTGCAAGAGCTGCAACCGATCCGATGGGCGCCGACGTTCGCGTTCCTCGATCAGCAAGGCGCCGAGATCCACTGGAGAACCATCGAAAGGCTCGCACGGTTCCGCGAGAACAAGAACGGCTGGAAGACCGAGCTGTGGATCCTGATGTCGCCGACGATGATTGCGCGTGGGGTGCGCGGCACCAACGCCGAAGAGTTCGAGCAGCAGGTGTCGAAGCTCTACGGCGGCGAGGACTGGTTGCGCATCGTGCGTGCGCTACGTGCCCGGACGATCACTGCCGACGAGTACCGGCAGGAGATGGTCAACCTGCTGCGCTTCCAGCTAGAAACCATCCTCGGTTACCGCCATACTCACCGCATCCCGATGAAGATGTCGACGAACAAGATGACCATCTTCGACATGGTGTTCGCGACCGACCACGACACCGGCGATCGCATCATGCGCCACCTCTATAACCTTGCGGCGCAACGTGAGCCGGAGATGATGCGGCGAGCGCAGGCGGCCAAGGCCGAGACCGAAGCCGAGAAGGCCGGGTTGATCGGCCTCTTCCCAGCCGGGGACTTGGAGGTCAAACCGAGCAACACCCTCGGCCAGGTGCTCTGGACACCGCAGCCGACCTGGGATCCGGCGGTCCGCGACTGGTGGGAAGACGACGATGCTTAACCCGTAGCCGACGCGGGCATCTCGTCCCACAGTTGGCCGTCAAGCTCACGTCCGAACGCCTTCGGGGTGCGGCCGCCCCACTGTTTGAAGAAGAAGGGCACCTCGGCGTCGCTGCAGGCGTCGCGGATGCCGCGTGCCCAGGACAGTTCCATCGGCCGGTACCGCGGGCCCGACTCGCCACCGGCGATCACCCAACCGATGCCGGTCAGGTCGATCCCGTCGAGCGGCCCGAGCAGCGGCTCGCAGGAAAGGAACCGGACTGCTGCTGGAACCTCGCGCAAGTGGTCCACCCGTGGCAGGGCGTCGGCATTCTCCACCGACACACCCATCCACAGGTTGTCCGGCCAGTCCAGCTTCTCGGCGACGCGGCGCAGACGCAGACTGCGCTTCGTGACCACCTGGTAGGTGTGCTGGGGGGTCTGCCGACACACTTCGAACACGTCGCGGACGAAGTCCAGCGGCACCCTGGCGTGGAACATGTCCGACATCGAGTT is a genomic window containing:
- a CDS encoding SCO6745 family protein: MQRLPELARQFYDRFEPIHAVTYFAPEARAALDNLGYRGFWMGYFAARSAPLGPVPPEVVAAVFYNFARARVAKALPAAWEIAGPQRALRAREESAAAALRRYGLTDDDENVCTAAQLAARAAQRAPLDGRPLFAANLALPWPSDPVATLWHAATLLREHRGDGHTAVLVAAGISGRESNVLHAAAGAVPQDYMQRIRHYDDAEWRACEQSLADRGLLGDDGSLTPAGRDFKDRIEATTDMLALHSFDGLDDGELEALLHALTAVARTVLAGGDLPATTPMSIRRDF
- a CDS encoding cytochrome P450, translating into MQVENVHDRLRDARARHPVMLGNPFAETAGQTLGVAGVTVLGYDECQTVLTHPDTFSSSIYAQVMGPVMGRTLLELEGAEHRASRALVSPSFRAALLERWRSELVEVVVHELIDRFTARGRAELVREFTFAFPVQVIARMMGLPRADYLRFQRLSIELLNVVYDWDRGIAASASLKEYFGEVLASRRRNPQDDLVSTLAESEIDGVRLTDDEIFAFLLLILPAGVETTYRSSGNLLVALLSEPALLDTVRTNRGMVRGAIEEGLRWEPPITSVVRRAVVDCELGGVAIPSGTTVNVSVAAANRDPKRYPDPDRFDPTRKNVAHLTFGGGPHLCLGMHLARMETTVAINALLDRLPDLRLDPNAATPSIVGMAFRSPAAIPVVFTPG
- a CDS encoding N-acyl-D-amino-acid deacylase family protein, which translates into the protein MLDLLIRDADIVDGTGAPARRGDVGVSAGRIVAVGHVDDPATQTVDAHGLTLAPGFVDLHTHYDAQLFWDPTASPSLQHGVTTVFGGNCGFTLAPAVDQQDYLTRMLARVEGMPLNALRAGLDWQWSSFGDWLNRFEGRIAVNAGFLVGHSAVRLAAMGSDAVGGEATPEQIERMLAVLHEALDAGALGLSTSQSPTHNDGAGQPVPSRSASREELVALAAAVGDHPGTTLEAIIPGCLAGFTDDEVALLTDLSLAADRPLNWNLLGVSAANPAGHQRQLRASEVAAQRGARVVALTLPHAMKIRLSFLSGFVLDGLPGWRDTMHLPVPERLKALADPEVRRRLTEGAASKEAGMLRGLAQWERLSVVETFAPENADAAGRTVGDVAAARGGEPFDTLLDIVIADELRTGLSPPLAGDEAADWRLRADVWHHPHAVIGGSDAGAHLDMMCGAIYTTSLLGRGVRKHKVVTLEEAVRLITDVPARLYGLTDRGRIAPGWHADLVLFDPATVDHGPERTRYDLPAGAPRLVADAHGITCVWVGGVEVCRDGVATGATPGTVLRSGRDTQTIRAGAP
- a CDS encoding amidohydrolase family protein, with amino-acid sequence MALLPDPAPRERQHILISVDDHVIEPPNMFTGRLPAALAERAPRIVETDDGRQVWRYEGREYPNVGLNAVVGRPLEEWSMEAARFDEMRRGCWDINARIADMDLAGIWASLNFPSLIAGFAGTVFWKSDDPELGLAVLRAWNDWHFEVWAGSFPERIIPLQLPWLADPRLAAEEVRRNAARGFKAVSFPELPAQCGLPSLHTGVWDPFFAACEETDTVVCLHTGSAQWAPIPAPDTPFETITTLFPVNGLVACADMLWSGIPVRFPRLNITLAEGGLGWAAMLGDRANYVLAHSASGREGGSWKGDLLPSEVLRRNFWFCSIDDPHAFGALDAIGAERILVESDYPHADSSWPDTQQVVARNVAGLSAEDAARITHRNAAKLFRHQLPDNGWLAKT
- the tcmP gene encoding three-Cys-motif partner protein TcmP, whose translation is MTWSSTEIRMCCRSRGAGSGSNAIPVDYRPISAGVNPFRAINAIYAKLLSGQALAMVGVWLEQDALDVLGTLSTIHRRLDVARSRAVHPSTGHVDRLCPPCALAERFPNDNRYRVIKGDCNQTIDGVLQELQPIRWAPTFAFLDQQGAEIHWRTIERLARFRENKNGWKTELWILMSPTMIARGVRGTNAEEFEQQVSKLYGGEDWLRIVRALRARTITADEYRQEMVNLLRFQLETILGYRHTHRIPMKMSTNKMTIFDMVFATDHDTGDRIMRHLYNLAAQREPEMMRRAQAAKAETEAEKAGLIGLFPAGDLEVKPSNTLGQVLWTPQPTWDPAVRDWWEDDDA
- a CDS encoding DUF5131 family protein produces the protein MADRSAIEWTEATWNPVTGCDRVSAGCDHCYAMTLAKRLKAMGSAKYQADGDSRTSGPGFGVTVHPQALDEPRRWRSPRVVFVNSMSDMFHARVPLDFVRDVFEVCRQTPQHTYQVVTKRSLRLRRVAEKLDWPDNLWMGVSVENADALPRVDHLREVPAAVRFLSCEPLLGPLDGIDLTGIGWVIAGGESGPRYRPMELSWARGIRDACSDAEVPFFFKQWGGRTPKAFGRELDGQLWDEMPASATG